A single window of Candidatus Rhabdochlamydia oedothoracis DNA harbors:
- the recR gene encoding recombination mediator RecR, whose protein sequence is MQIPLSYCKLTKKTKKMLKYPKHLQLLINSFKKFPGVGNRTAERFAFQVFNWPLEDVLHFSATLSELNQKVSFCPECSCLTEENDCHFCQLPSRNTSQLCLIASVKDAYALEEMGMYQGLYHVLGSLLSPIEGKNADGLPMEKIKQRVKDRSVKEVIIALDSTLEGEATALYIKEQLENDVHISRLAFGLPIGSCLDFVDGGTLARSFTGRRSF, encoded by the coding sequence ATGCAAATTCCATTATCGTATTGTAAATTAACCAAAAAAACCAAAAAAATGCTTAAATACCCTAAGCACCTTCAACTACTCATTAATTCATTTAAAAAGTTCCCGGGCGTGGGTAATAGAACCGCTGAGCGATTTGCATTTCAAGTATTTAATTGGCCTTTAGAAGATGTGTTGCATTTTTCCGCTACTCTTTCTGAATTAAATCAAAAGGTTTCCTTTTGCCCTGAATGCTCTTGTTTAACAGAAGAAAATGATTGTCATTTTTGCCAATTACCTAGTCGCAATACTTCTCAACTGTGCTTAATTGCCTCTGTAAAAGACGCTTATGCTCTAGAAGAAATGGGGATGTACCAAGGGCTATATCATGTATTAGGATCGTTACTCTCTCCTATTGAAGGGAAAAATGCAGATGGCCTGCCCATGGAGAAGATTAAACAAAGAGTGAAAGATCGCTCGGTTAAAGAAGTAATTATAGCTTTAGATTCTACCCTAGAAGGGGAAGCTACAGCTTTATACATAAAAGAACAACTAGAAAACGATGTGCATATTTCTCGTTTAGCTTTTGGATTGCCTATAGGAAGCTGTTTAGATTTTGTCGATGGAGGCACTCTTGCAAGATCTTTTACAGGAAGACGCTCTTTTTAA
- a CDS encoding beta-ketoacyl-ACP synthase III: MVQKARIISTGSYLPKKVLSNSDLEKMVDTSDEWIVSRTGMKERRLAATDEPTSEMGFQAAKKAIEKAGINVEEIELILFATLTPDYPFPSTACLIQARLGAFSAAAVDLQAACTGYIYALSQAKAYIESGMYRSILVVASEKLSSIVNYKDRATCVLFGDGAAACVVAKEGKGLFISDVCLGADGRLAELLMIPAGGSKKPASMETIQANQHYLQMEGKELFKHAVRRMEMAASRCLERASLKKEQIKWLIPHQANMRIIEAIAKRFDVLMEHVFLTLHKYGNTSASSIGIALDELLQEKDLRDEDHILLVAFGAGLTWGATILTYGAENA, translated from the coding sequence ATGGTTCAAAAAGCGCGTATTATTTCTACCGGTTCCTATCTTCCTAAAAAAGTGTTATCGAATAGCGATTTAGAAAAAATGGTCGATACTTCTGATGAATGGATCGTCTCTCGCACAGGAATGAAGGAGAGAAGGCTAGCAGCAACAGATGAGCCTACCTCTGAAATGGGATTTCAGGCAGCTAAAAAAGCTATTGAGAAAGCAGGTATTAATGTAGAAGAAATCGAGCTTATTTTATTTGCTACTTTGACACCGGATTACCCTTTCCCCAGCACAGCCTGCTTAATCCAAGCTCGTTTAGGTGCTTTTAGTGCAGCAGCGGTAGATTTGCAGGCTGCTTGCACCGGGTATATTTATGCTTTATCTCAAGCTAAGGCCTATATTGAATCAGGGATGTATCGATCTATTTTAGTCGTAGCTTCTGAAAAACTCTCTTCCATTGTTAATTATAAAGATCGAGCTACTTGTGTTCTTTTTGGAGATGGTGCAGCAGCCTGCGTTGTTGCAAAAGAAGGAAAGGGATTATTCATTTCAGATGTTTGTTTAGGAGCTGATGGAAGATTGGCTGAGCTATTAATGATACCGGCTGGAGGGTCTAAAAAACCAGCTTCTATGGAGACTATTCAAGCAAACCAGCATTATCTACAAATGGAAGGCAAAGAGTTATTTAAACATGCGGTGCGTAGAATGGAAATGGCGGCTAGTCGCTGCTTAGAAAGAGCCTCTTTAAAAAAAGAACAGATCAAATGGCTAATTCCTCATCAAGCAAATATGCGTATTATTGAAGCTATTGCAAAGCGTTTTGATGTGCTAATGGAGCATGTTTTTTTGACATTGCATAAATATGGGAACACATCAGCTTCTTCTATAGGAATTGCTTTAGATGAGCTCTTACAGGAAAAAGACTTAAGAGATGAGGATCATATATTGCTAGTAGCTTTTGGCGCAGGACTTACTTG